Within the Dehalococcoidales bacterium genome, the region CTGGACGCTTATTTTGATATTGCCACGGCGCCCATCGTCAGCGCCAGCGGTGAGATAACCAGCTCGATACACATCGCCCGGAACGTCACTGCGCGGAAGAGGGCGGAGGAACGGATAGCTTTTCAGGCCCACCTGCTGGACGCCGTCGAGGATGTCATTATCACCACCGATGTCAGGGGGAGGATTATCTTCTGGGGGAGAGGGGCGGTCAAGCTGCTCGGCTGGCAGCCGGAGGACGTAATTAGACAAAGGGCCATAGACTTGTTAGTCCCTGAAGATCTCGCTCCGGAAGCGCACGCAATTGGAGAACTGCTGAGAAGCGGAAAAGGCTGGTCAGGGGAGTTCACCGCCCGGCGCCGGGACGGTACCCTGGTTCCCTTTCTTGTCCAGAGCTCCCCGGTGGTAGATGCGGACGGCAAGCTGATGGGCATGATTGCCGTCGGCAAGGACATCACTGAAATCAAGAAAGCGGAGCGGATTAAGGACGAGTTCATCGGGCTGGTCTCACATGAATTGCGTACGCCGCTCACCGTAATCGGCGGTTCGCTGCGGCTGGTATTATCGGCGGGAATATCCCCTGAAGACGCTCATGAGCTTCTCCAGAATGCGGTTGAGAGTACGGAGTCGTTAGCCGCCATCCTGGAGAACATGCTGGAGATGTCAAGATACCAGGCGGACCGGCTCCAGCTTAGCGTGGAACCGGTCAGTATCCCTGATGTGTTACCGGACGTTGTTGATAAGCTGAAGGCGCAGGGCGTGAGCCAGAGTTTCCTGATTGACTTCCCCGGTGATTTACCGGCCGTCGAGGCTGACCCGATGAGGGTGGAAAGGATACTCTACAATCTGATGGAAAACGCCGCCAAACATTCTCCGGCGCACAGTGAAATAAGGATCTGCGGCCGGATGGAGGGGGATTTTGTCGTCACCGGGGTTACTGACCGGGGAAAAGGTATCTCCCCGGATGACCAGAAGATGCTGTTCCAACCCTTTGAACAGCTCAAAAGAGGAGCGCGCTCGACCGAGGGGATCGGCCTCGGGCTGGTAGTCTGCAAGCGTCTGGTGGAAGCGCAGGGCGGGTGGATTAAGGTGGACTCGGATGTGGGGCG harbors:
- a CDS encoding ATP-binding protein, which translates into the protein LDAYFDIATAPIVSASGEITSSIHIARNVTARKRAEERIAFQAHLLDAVEDVIITTDVRGRIIFWGRGAVKLLGWQPEDVIRQRAIDLLVPEDLAPEAHAIGELLRSGKGWSGEFTARRRDGTLVPFLVQSSPVVDADGKLMGMIAVGKDITEIKKAERIKDEFIGLVSHELRTPLTVIGGSLRLVLSAGISPEDAHELLQNAVESTESLAAILENMLEMSRYQADRLQLSVEPVSIPDVLPDVVDKLKAQGVSQSFLIDFPGDLPAVEADPMRVERILYNLMENAAKHSPAHSEIRICGRMEGDFVVTGVTDRGKGISPDDQKMLFQPFEQLKRGARSTEGIGLGLVVCKRLVEAQGGWIKVDSDVGRGSTFSFALPVCRTKA